The stretch of DNA ACTGATTTTCGCTAAAGAATGGCTAAAGAATGGGGGTAATATGCAGAAAAAAGGGCAATTTATTGCAAAATATAGATGTTCTTGATGTTCATTTTAATCAATAAGTTATGGGATTTATTGTGTTTACGCGATAAACCCCAACTATTACTTGTAATGAGAGGGTCGCCCGTTCGATTCGGGCCATCGGCTCCAGTAAAAATCGAGAGTTTCAAGTAATTAGTGACAAGAGATGGTCTTGATTTTCATTGACGCAATAAGATGCAAAGAGAGCCAAAGTAACATCGACCATCTGGACCGATTTTGACACAATGATTGTTCTTCGCCGGAATCGACCGAACCAGCATAGCAAATAGTGATATTGTACTTTTTTAGTCGATTCAAGAGCCGTTCGAGGGTTTCTGCGTCTCTGTCACCGAGTTCCCAATCCAGCAGTCGACCGGAAACGCGATCCACCGCTGTCCACACCCAGAGCTCGCACTTTTTTTTTTGCAGATAATGCCATAACTCATCCAACTCCAGGATAACCGCTTTTCCTTCGGGCTGAGGTTTTTCGGCATATTCTGCGGCAAAATCACGTACCCAGTTCAGGATGGCTTGTGCCGAGACTCCGCACAGGTATCCAATATGGTTGAACGACACGCCGCTCACAGCATGACCGCGAGTATTTTGGTTTTCAATGGTTTACCGCGTGGCTGCGGGTAAATTGAAAGCCGCAGTCACGACACAAATGCTTGTGAACTTCTTTGACGGAATCATTCTTGACTACATGGGAACTCTTGCATTTCGGACATTCCATCATACCTCCGGAATTTATGTGGCTTTCCCGGAAATATCATCGTTTCTCATCTGTCACTAATTAATTGAAACTCTCGAAGAAGCATCATGAAATTGTTATTTTATCCTTTTAAACGGACATTTTCGTCATCATAATTGAAAGCTAAAGTACGCTCATCCATTGCAAAGCGCCTCACGTTTTCAGCCTTGACCCCAGCATCTCTCAATGCGTGAAATTTCTCAGAGATAGTCACTCCACTAATGCTATAGACAGTGCGATGGTGCCTGATTCAATGGTACGATTCCTTTTATTAGCTGGAAATAAATCATATATATTACCTTATTATTCGCGTTGAATACCGATCTTAGGATTTACCTTTCATACAAAAAACCAGCAGTTCCACTGTCCACCGAAGGAGGTAATCTTTGTCGTCAAACCAAAAAACAACCCGCCGCACCATGCTTAAGACCGGGCTTGCCGCTGCCGCTTCCACAGCCTTGGTTGTTCCGGAATCCGAGGCGGCCCTGCCGAAGGATATCAAACCCAAGGCGCCGGGCGAAACCAGAGTGGTATTCCTCGGCGGCGACAACCTGCACAATTTTTTGGCGCAGGAACCGGCGCTGCGGAATATCTGCACACGGGCGGGATGGAAATTTCTCTCCGCCCATGACGCCCGGTATATTACCCCCGAACTGCTCCGCGACACCGACCTGCTCATGATCCAGCGCTGGAACGGACCGCAGCCCGGCTGGGTTCCGGGACCGATCGCCGAAGAGGCAGGAACCCCCGACGGCTACATGAGCGACGAGCTGGAGGAGGCTATCGTGGACAATGTCCGGAGCCGTGGGATGGGATTCATGAGCCTTCATTGTACCGTCTGGGCCATGGCCAGAAAGAAGTTCACCGAGCTTCTGGGAGTAAAAGCCACCATTCACGGGCCTCTGCAACCAATTCATATTCACAATCTGAATCAGAATCACCCCATAACCCAGGGAATGAAGGAATTCGACCTGGCGCTGGATGAAAATTTCGGCGCGGAGCTGATCGACAAAAACGCCATACCACTCTATGAAACTACCGGATTTTTGGACAAGCGCCACGATATCGGGGGCTGGTGCATCGAGCAGGGAAAAGGCAGGGTGGTCGGTCTTCTGGCCGGGCATACCTATTTCGCCTACCAGGACCCGAACTACCTGCCGCTCTATTCTCGCGGCGCACACTGGGCGCTCAGAAAGGAAATTCCGCAATCAAGGGGATAAGAACAAAAGAACAGATGTAATTTGACAGGATCCAAGATTTTACATGATTAAATTTTTCTTTTTCTTCTCATCTTGTCAATCCTGTTAATCCTGTCTAATTCTCTTTTATCTTTTTTTTGACATGATTTACATGATTTACAAGATTATTCTTTTTCGCATTA from Candidatus Latescibacter sp. encodes:
- a CDS encoding ThuA domain-containing protein encodes the protein MSSNQKTTRRTMLKTGLAAAASTALVVPESEAALPKDIKPKAPGETRVVFLGGDNLHNFLAQEPALRNICTRAGWKFLSAHDARYITPELLRDTDLLMIQRWNGPQPGWVPGPIAEEAGTPDGYMSDELEEAIVDNVRSRGMGFMSLHCTVWAMARKKFTELLGVKATIHGPLQPIHIHNLNQNHPITQGMKEFDLALDENFGAELIDKNAIPLYETTGFLDKRHDIGGWCIEQGKGRVVGLLAGHTYFAYQDPNYLPLYSRGAHWALRKEIPQSRG